Proteins co-encoded in one Thermochromatium tepidum ATCC 43061 genomic window:
- a CDS encoding glycosyltransferase produces the protein MHLLILHLATVFGGAERTTSNLITHLDRRVVRRITLAAPAALRELVPPDYDGFLDTAAHLSRGWFTTLDELRDDARIIGALIARAKPDLVLGMMHYPSALAVFGTRLQRLSIKTVASFRGPVYEHMRRYEHGRKRHLFLRLAIVATAWWADRIIVPSEGTARELSRRFLGPTRRTVVVPNGIASAEVARLAAEAAPGLETLPPDLPRLCTAARLSPEKDLGLLLAAFRRLQAIRPAALVLVGDGPDRAMLERQLADWGLADRVCFVGHRKNVYPYIRQADLYVHTCQFEGFGYTMLEALACGTPVVATDCPYGPREVLGQNEYGLLTPMEDAEALAHAIGSLLADPERRHRLAERGRERAEQLSIERMVRGYERVFIDLMERD, from the coding sequence ATGCACCTGCTGATCCTGCATCTGGCCACGGTGTTCGGGGGCGCCGAGCGCACGACGAGCAATCTGATCACCCATCTCGATCGCCGCGTCGTGCGCCGGATCACGCTCGCCGCCCCCGCTGCCCTGCGCGAGCTGGTCCCGCCCGACTACGACGGTTTCCTCGACACCGCCGCGCATCTGTCGCGTGGTTGGTTCACTACCCTGGATGAACTGCGCGACGACGCGCGCATCATCGGCGCCCTGATCGCGCGTGCCAAGCCAGATCTGGTGCTCGGGATGATGCACTACCCCTCAGCGCTCGCCGTGTTCGGGACGCGGCTTCAACGTCTGTCCATCAAGACGGTCGCCAGCTTTCGCGGGCCGGTGTACGAGCACATGCGCCGCTACGAGCACGGACGCAAACGTCACCTGTTCCTGCGGCTGGCCATCGTCGCCACGGCATGGTGGGCCGATCGCATCATCGTCCCCTCCGAGGGTACCGCGCGCGAACTGAGCCGGCGCTTTCTCGGCCCGACCCGGCGCACGGTGGTCGTCCCGAATGGGATCGCCAGCGCCGAGGTCGCCCGTCTCGCCGCCGAAGCCGCGCCTGGACTGGAGACATTGCCGCCCGATCTGCCTCGTCTATGCACCGCTGCACGTCTGTCGCCTGAGAAGGATCTCGGCCTGCTGCTTGCTGCCTTCCGGCGTCTGCAAGCGATCCGGCCCGCCGCCCTGGTCCTGGTCGGGGACGGACCGGATCGCGCGATGCTTGAGCGCCAGCTCGCCGACTGGGGGCTGGCCGATCGTGTCTGTTTCGTCGGCCATCGCAAGAACGTCTATCCCTATATCCGCCAGGCCGATCTCTATGTGCACACCTGTCAGTTCGAGGGCTTTGGCTATACCATGCTAGAGGCGCTGGCCTGCGGCACCCCGGTGGTCGCGACCGATTGCCCCTATGGCCCGCGCGAGGTGCTGGGACAGAACGAATATGGTCTGCTGACCCCAATGGAGGACGCCGAGGCGCTCGCGCATGCCATCGGCTCTCTGCTTGCCGATCCTGAGCGTCGACACCGTCTGGCCGAACGGGGACGCGAGCGTGCCGAACAACTCTCGATCGAGCGCATGGTGCGCGGGTATGAGCGCGTCTTTATCGATCTCATGGAGCGCGATTGA
- a CDS encoding glycosyltransferase, which produces MRVLHLGKYFPPFAGGMEHFLADLLPALAAHGVESSALVHHERPGWRGALPTTPEDPPVYRAPTYGRLLYAPLSPTFPWWLARLIGEWRPDLLHLHLPNTSAFWALALPRARRLPWVVHWHSDVVASTLDRRLKLAYGLYRPWEQALLARAARIIVTSPDYLDASQALAPWRARCVVIPLGLDPARLPDPDPESRARAEQLWGANQGLRILAIGRLTYYKGYEILIQAAAQRPETHVLIVGAGELAGSLHALIRSLGLEGRVQLLGQQPDPLVHALIDGCDLLCLPSIERTEAFGLVQLEAMRFGKPVVVSDIPGSGTGWVVRQAGHGLMVPPGDPKALAAAIEQLGQDPAQARRLGQAGAQALETHFGIARVAEQIARGYVEVLDARPQSVSKKKT; this is translated from the coding sequence GGGCGGCATGGAGCATTTCCTCGCCGACCTGCTGCCGGCACTGGCCGCGCACGGGGTCGAGTCCAGTGCACTCGTGCATCATGAACGACCCGGCTGGCGCGGAGCACTGCCAACGACGCCTGAGGATCCGCCGGTGTATCGCGCCCCGACCTATGGGCGACTGCTCTATGCCCCGCTCAGTCCCACCTTCCCGTGGTGGCTCGCTCGACTCATCGGCGAGTGGCGGCCCGATCTTTTGCATCTGCACCTGCCCAACACCTCGGCCTTCTGGGCGCTTGCCTTACCCCGGGCACGCCGTTTGCCCTGGGTGGTGCACTGGCATTCGGACGTGGTCGCCTCGACGCTCGACCGGCGGCTGAAACTGGCCTATGGACTCTATCGACCCTGGGAGCAGGCGCTGCTCGCCCGCGCCGCGCGGATCATCGTCACCTCGCCGGACTATCTGGACGCCAGTCAGGCGCTGGCGCCCTGGCGCGCGCGCTGTGTCGTCATTCCGCTCGGTCTAGATCCCGCCCGTCTTCCGGATCCCGACCCCGAGAGCCGCGCCCGGGCCGAGCAACTTTGGGGGGCCAACCAGGGGTTGCGGATCCTCGCCATTGGCCGCCTGACCTATTACAAGGGATACGAGATCCTGATCCAGGCCGCGGCGCAACGGCCTGAGACGCACGTGCTCATTGTCGGCGCCGGCGAGCTGGCCGGGTCGCTGCATGCCCTGATCCGCTCGCTCGGTCTCGAGGGGCGCGTCCAGCTCTTGGGTCAGCAACCGGACCCGCTGGTCCATGCGCTCATCGATGGGTGCGATCTGCTCTGTCTGCCCTCGATCGAGCGCACCGAGGCATTCGGACTGGTGCAGCTGGAGGCGATGCGCTTCGGCAAGCCGGTGGTGGTCAGCGACATCCCCGGCTCGGGGACCGGCTGGGTGGTGCGTCAGGCGGGCCATGGCTTGATGGTCCCACCGGGTGACCCGAAGGCACTGGCCGCCGCAATCGAGCAGCTCGGTCAGGATCCCGCCCAGGCCCGGCGGCTCGGCCAGGCGGGCGCCCAGGCGCTTGAGACGCACTTCGGCATCGCGCGCGTCGCCGAGCAGATCGCGCGGGGCTATGTCGAAGTGCTCGACGCACGCCCCCAGAGCGTCAGCAAGAAAAAGACATAG
- a CDS encoding GNAT family N-acetyltransferase, with the protein MDRYQLRAAESDDESRLRELFATVFGEQRTSEQWRWKYGASCALARSAGYKCADSVVALDETGRLVAHAGALTLPGWREGAPIPIVQVCDVMVHPEHRGGLGRNNLFTLMLRDLLARIAERLPTAFRYGFPGRRPYLIGERSGVYERLEIALESRLTGPRGWNNLWRAAPLDWQDARLDALWERLSSQCRLGLIRDRAYLRWRYADNPSRRYRLYGLSRLGRLAGWGVCSQDGSEPSLVDLWLPSAAAGPGLRALVARLESDLGRVGIRAWLPGDYRMALGVSGTETQVVVANMRWESAISAEVARNLLYYTMGDVDIF; encoded by the coding sequence ATGGATCGATATCAACTGCGCGCTGCCGAGTCCGACGACGAGTCCAGGCTGCGCGAGCTCTTCGCGACCGTTTTCGGTGAGCAACGGACATCCGAGCAATGGCGCTGGAAGTATGGCGCAAGTTGCGCGCTTGCCAGGAGTGCCGGATACAAGTGCGCCGACTCGGTCGTCGCGCTCGACGAGACCGGAAGGCTGGTCGCCCACGCCGGTGCCCTGACCTTGCCCGGCTGGCGTGAGGGCGCGCCCATTCCGATCGTCCAGGTCTGCGACGTGATGGTGCATCCCGAGCATCGGGGCGGACTGGGTCGCAACAACCTCTTCACGCTCATGCTGCGCGATCTGCTCGCGCGCATCGCCGAGCGGTTGCCGACGGCGTTTCGTTACGGTTTTCCAGGGCGGCGCCCCTATCTCATCGGCGAGCGTTCGGGCGTCTACGAGCGTCTGGAGATCGCCCTGGAGTCGCGTCTCACCGGGCCGCGCGGCTGGAACAACCTCTGGCGCGCTGCGCCGCTGGACTGGCAGGATGCGCGCCTCGATGCGCTCTGGGAGCGTCTGAGCAGTCAGTGTCGTCTGGGGCTCATCCGCGATCGCGCCTATCTGCGTTGGCGCTATGCCGACAATCCCAGTCGTCGCTATCGTCTCTATGGTCTGAGCCGGTTGGGGCGGTTGGCGGGTTGGGGCGTCTGTTCGCAGGACGGTTCCGAGCCGAGTCTGGTCGACCTTTGGCTACCATCGGCTGCCGCGGGGCCTGGCTTGCGCGCGCTAGTGGCGCGTCTGGAGTCGGATCTGGGGCGGGTCGGTATTCGCGCCTGGCTTCCGGGTGACTATCGGATGGCCCTGGGCGTCTCAGGTACCGAGACCCAGGTCGTGGTGGCCAACATGCGTTGGGAGTCGGCGATCTCGGCTGAGGTTGCGCGCAATCTTTTGTATTATACGATGGGCGATGTAGATATCTTCTGA
- a CDS encoding WD40/YVTN/BNR-like repeat-containing protein, whose product MAATSGWEYALDASGQRWLAYYDRDRLLRLREPEGQERLLVPDDRAQAPSGLALSATDKGPLVLWRDKHPKKGLYLLDTEHLSPDATSIKPLEIGGDTEALARFVVQSDAKGLTHLLWYGEKANQPTGSIHNLYYRNLDRSKQELSPIELVMAGIYPVMASDPQGNLIVFSWQGDVEGRRIVSRFRPAGGEFADTVTVADDVSEVTPIFESFRSGSRWFVIWLSQRGLDKRDFHLEGAHSDDNGKTWRRFDFEDLRGYDIASLNIAADDEGHILLAVSGRNRSEHDQDKQDVYVIHSSDRGETWSKVVRPRTGDQELLSLFHARNPSVAFGRKPGQVLLVWEDWRNIRSGLYASLSIDYGATWTIADVPLPREPGVNLGLRYEPNAVYAAGDGFRVIAERYTDDRLEGKQLVELAVDESSLKSLAESARTERERLAKTSEADLRKRVEGYWKAMQAEDYKTTYSYLDPFFRAANPLDIYLSKMGKIKYSEVKIDAITIEGPIAEVVTTIRAHVPEFKAPKTGEVIKQPERVVPVKNRWLWIDGEWVSEFRIESQDIVFTRY is encoded by the coding sequence ATGGCGGCCACGAGTGGCTGGGAATACGCCCTAGACGCCTCGGGGCAACGCTGGCTCGCCTACTATGATCGTGATCGTCTGCTCAGATTGCGCGAGCCCGAAGGCCAGGAACGTCTTCTGGTTCCAGACGACCGCGCTCAGGCACCCTCTGGGCTGGCGCTATCTGCGACTGACAAGGGGCCGCTCGTACTCTGGCGCGACAAGCATCCTAAAAAGGGTCTCTATCTGCTCGACACCGAGCACCTGTCCCCGGATGCAACATCGATCAAGCCGCTGGAGATCGGTGGCGACACAGAGGCTTTAGCGCGCTTCGTGGTCCAATCCGATGCCAAGGGCCTGACCCATCTGCTCTGGTACGGCGAGAAGGCCAACCAGCCGACCGGCAGCATCCACAATCTCTATTATCGGAATCTCGACCGCTCCAAGCAGGAGCTTTCGCCGATCGAACTGGTGATGGCCGGCATCTATCCGGTCATGGCCTCAGATCCGCAAGGCAATCTGATCGTCTTTAGTTGGCAGGGCGATGTCGAGGGACGGCGCATCGTCTCGCGCTTCCGTCCGGCAGGTGGTGAGTTCGCCGACACGGTGACGGTTGCGGACGATGTGTCCGAAGTCACGCCGATCTTCGAGTCCTTCCGCTCCGGTTCGCGCTGGTTCGTGATCTGGCTGTCTCAGCGCGGCCTCGACAAGCGTGACTTCCACCTTGAAGGGGCGCACTCCGACGACAACGGCAAGACCTGGAGGCGCTTCGATTTCGAGGATCTGCGCGGGTACGACATCGCCAGCTTAAACATCGCGGCGGATGACGAGGGCCATATCCTGCTCGCCGTCAGCGGGCGCAATCGTAGCGAGCACGATCAGGACAAGCAGGATGTCTATGTCATCCATTCGAGCGACCGCGGCGAGACCTGGTCCAAGGTCGTCAGGCCGCGCACCGGCGACCAGGAACTCCTGTCCCTGTTCCATGCGCGCAACCCCTCGGTCGCCTTTGGCCGGAAGCCCGGACAGGTGCTGCTGGTCTGGGAGGACTGGCGCAACATCCGCTCCGGCCTCTACGCCAGCCTCTCCATCGACTATGGCGCGACCTGGACGATCGCCGACGTGCCGCTGCCGCGCGAGCCGGGCGTCAACCTGGGCCTGCGCTATGAGCCGAACGCGGTCTATGCCGCCGGCGATGGTTTTCGTGTGATCGCCGAGCGCTACACCGACGACAGGCTCGAGGGCAAGCAGCTCGTCGAGCTGGCAGTCGACGAATCTAGCCTGAAGTCGCTCGCCGAGTCCGCGCGCACCGAACGCGAGCGCCTGGCCAAGACCAGCGAGGCGGACCTGCGCAAGCGGGTCGAGGGCTATTGGAAGGCGATGCAGGCCGAGGATTACAAGACGACTTACAGCTATCTCGACCCCTTCTTCAGGGCCGCCAACCCGCTCGACATCTATCTGTCCAAGATGGGCAAGATCAAGTACAGCGAGGTCAAGATCGACGCGATCACCATCGAGGGTCCGATCGCCGAGGTCGTCACCACCATCCGCGCCCATGTACCCGAGTTCAAGGCCCCCAAGACCGGCGAGGTCATCAAGCAGCCCGAGCGCGTGGTTCCAGTCAAGAACCGCTGGCTATGGATCGATGGCGAGTGGGTGAGCGAATTCCGGATCGAGTCGCAGGACATCGTCTTTACGCGCTATTGA